GGGAGGTGATACTGGTATAGCCATTTCAAAGAAGGCTGGAATGGTCCCGCTTCAGATGGAACTTGGAGGAAAAGATGCTTGTATTGTGTTAGAGGATGCAGATCTGGATTTAGTGGCAGCAAATATAGTAAAAGGAGGCTTCTCTTACAGGTGCTAAACAATGAATTTGATTGATCGATCTATGGGTTAGAACAGCGTTTATCGTGTTGTTTCATTTGATCTATTAGATATTTGGACATGTCAAAATATGGATACCACAATTCCTTAAAAAAGTGAAATCAGCCACGGGAAATCATAAAAACTTTCAGATAAGTTTTAGCTAACAGAACATGACGTGTGGCATCCAAGTAGTGTCATCATGCATATCAGATAATGTTGCCATATGCTTTTCCTTGCTTCCATCCTTGTACCATACTATATTATTTAAATAGTTCTATACACCCATATTTCATCTTTATGTGccattttcttttgcttttctaTTATTTTCCATGCTTGGCCCTAGTAACTATGCGAGGACAGAAGTCTTAACTGAATTTGCATCAAATCATACTCTGGATTTCTACTGACATTTCTTATGATCAACGTAGTGGCCAGAGGTGCACTGCTGTGAAAGTGGTGCTGATCATGGAATCCGTTGCTGATATCGTGGTAGAGAAGGTGAAGGCCAAGTTGGCAAAACTGACAGTTGGGCCACCTGAGGCTGACTCTGATATCACCCCAGTTGTAACAGAATCCTCAGCAAATTTTATTGAGGGTTTGGTCATGGATGCCAAGGAGAAAGGAGCAACCTTTTGTCAGGAGTACAGGAGAGAAGGCAACCTTATCTGGCCGTTGCTACTGGATCACGTCCGGCCTGACATGAGGATTGCTTGGGAGGAGCCATTTGGCCCTGTCTTGCCTGTGATTAGGATCAACTCGGTCGAGGAAGGCATCCACCATTGCAATGCCAGCAATTTTGGGCTGCAGGTGCACACTCACATACATGATAGAAATGGACATTGATGTTTGTTACAACATGAATATCATTGTGCATCTGATTCATCTATGCATTCTTCCATTTCAGGGATGTGTATTCACTAAAGATATCAACAAAGCGATCATGATCAGCGATGCGATGGAGACCGGAACCGTTCAGATCAACTCTGCACCGGCTCGAGGACCTGACCATTTCCCCTTCCAGGTATTGTTACCATGCCATTGACTCGGCTTGCCATCATTTTGTTCAATTTACCTTTTGCTTTCTTCAGTTGTTTGTAATTTCTATGGGGTTTGGACTACAGGGCTTGAAGGACAGTGGGATTGGATCCCAGGGGATAACTAACAGCATAAACATGATGACCAAGGTGAAGAGCACTGTCATAAACCTACCATCTCCATCCTACACCATGGGCTGAGGTGTTCCATGTAGATGATCAGATTTCTATAACCACACGAGTACAATGTAGAGAATTCAAATGTTTTGTAACCACGTGAGCTTTGTACGCTATTTGCACCACAGTTCTCCCTGTATGTTGTTGGCTCTTTTACAATAAAGAATAACGCATGAAGTATGAGTCTTCCTGTTTGCTTCTCCTTGATGATGAAACGCTGCTGCATCAACTGATTATTTTTCAGAGAATAAACGATAAACAAAGCACGGTGAAGTATCGTGTAACCCACCATAAGTGGTAGAGCCGTAGAGGTAGGACTGTGCATGCTGAATTGTAATTACCATGGTTAGTTCAGCAGAATTTGCAAAAAGAGGACAACAGAATTAGACCATCGTCATGAATTAATCAAGGTACAAACCAATGGTTGCTGGTACATCAGTAGCAAATGGCTGTAGCACTAGCgtgcccatatttatattccAAGCCTCCAAGGTATACAATACATATTTGATGTACCGAACAACTGAAAAAGGCGCTTGGTTTGGAAGCgcactatttttaaatttataggaTAACTTCTGACAGCCTTTCTTCTAAATGAACTT
The Oryza glaberrima chromosome 8, OglaRS2, whole genome shotgun sequence DNA segment above includes these coding regions:
- the LOC127781875 gene encoding NADP-dependent glyceraldehyde-3-phosphate dehydrogenase, which gives rise to MAVAGTGVFAEILEGEVYRYYADGEWRVSASGKSVAIVNPTTRHTQYRVQACTQEEVNKVMETAKVAQKAWARTPLWKRAELLHKAAAILKEHKAPIAECLVKEIAKPAKDAISEVVRSGDLVSYTAEEGVRILGEGKLLVSDSFPGNERNKYCLSSKVPLGVVLAIPPFNYPVNLAVSKIGPALIAGNALVLKPPTQGAVAALHMVHCFHLAGFPKGLINCVTGKGSEIGDFLTMHPGVNCISFTGGDTGIAISKKAGMVPLQMELGGKDACIVLEDADLDLVAANIVKGGFSYSGQRCTAVKVVLIMESVADIVVEKVKAKLAKLTVGPPEADSDITPVVTESSANFIEGLVMDAKEKGATFCQEYRREGNLIWPLLLDHVRPDMRIAWEEPFGPVLPVIRINSVEEGIHHCNASNFGLQGCVFTKDINKAIMISDAMETGTVQINSAPARGPDHFPFQGLKDSGIGSQGITNSINMMTKVKSTVINLPSPSYTMG